The following coding sequences are from one Venturia canescens isolate UGA chromosome 5, ASM1945775v1, whole genome shotgun sequence window:
- the LOC122410506 gene encoding uncharacterized protein has protein sequence MEDEVAKGKGKESSHFWDLLEKESGVNVPAYIKNILKFNNFDNPLSFRHITPETIKELEEFSRHTMKDLLEPETDLYQFYGRFHKDPQKFQFMIGDRHLIEELVIYVKSKTSDFWKLPATEKLIAQNTKKNPGIRSNRVTSDERGLKNSAQLKISHRPDINIEEERKKLTKIIISLLRKENVENAVKNENSDPMSMKFPEQNLDITISVVELYNGEDLPQSYTYSAKIKCVICANSVVITKCGHSGDIKARWVVSNYRRHLHTHSLDTAKTAQKRKSMSILQALQPSAKTSKTKGKIDSQTTEFNKEIVETVPENNSSNRLDIEPRIEPIELNIQRTEIDSGVNSNDEISELSPSDETTEMEEYIDQRHRNATIFEAGLSEFPASPSTSAALTELERELEVGEY, from the exons atggaggatGAAGTCGCAAAAGGGAAAGGAAAGGAGTCAAGCCATTTCTGGGATTTACTAGAGAAAGAATCAGGAGTTAACGTACCTGCATACATaaagaatattttaaaattcaacaatttcgaTAATCCTTTGTCGTTTCGTCACATAACGCCGGAGACAATCAAAGAATTAGAAGAATTCTCACGTCACACGATGAAGGATCTTTTGGAGCCTGAAACCGATTTATACCAATTTTATGGTCGATTCCATAAAGACCcgcaaaagtttcaatttatgATCGGTGACCGCCATTTAATTGAAGAGCTGGTGATTTATGTGAAATCCAAAACTTCCGACTTTTGGAAACTACCTGCCACCGAGAAACTTATTGCTcagaacacaaaaaaaaacccaggAATACGATCGAATCGGGTAACAAGCGATGAGAGGGGACTTAAAAACTCTGCTCAACTGAAAATCTCTCATAGACCGgacataaatattgaagaagaacgaaaaaaattgacaaaaataataatatcgcTTCTTCGAAAAGAGAACGTCGAGAACGcagtaaaaaacgaaaacagcGATCCAATGTCTATGAAATTTCCTGAACAGAATCTTGACATAACTATTTCAGTCGTTGAATTATACAACGGTGAAGATTTGCCACAATCATACACGTACTCCGCCAAGATCAAATGTGTGATATGTGCAAATTCTGTGGTAATAACGAAGTGCGGTCATTCAGGAGACATCAAAGCAAGATGGGTCGTATCAAACTACAGACGACATCTACACACTCACAGTCTCGATACTGCAAAAACGGCTCAGAAACGAAAATCTATGTCCATACTTCAGGCTCTTCAACCTTCAGCGAAAACGTCAAAAACCAAGGGAAAAATTGATTCACAAACGACCGAGTTTAACAAGGAGATCGTTGAAACAGTTCCAGAAAATAATTCGTCGAATCGCCTAGATATTGAACCTCGTATTGAACCTATTGAACTCAATATACAACGAACTGAAATCGATTCGGGGGTAAACTCTAACGATGAAATTTCAGAATTGTCACCGTCTGATGAAACGACGGAAATGGAAG AGTATATCGATCAGCGTCACCGTAATGCAACAATTTTTGAGGCCGGGCTTTCTGAATTCCCTGCTTCGCCTTCGACGTCAGCTGCTTTAACTGAACTCGAACGAGAGTTGGAGGTGGGGGAATATTAA